The Nitrospirota bacterium sequence TTACAATATCTATCCTGACCTCAGAATCGAGATGTTCATGGACAATACGGAACATATCCTCAACGCCGTGAAACATGGCGAAGCGAATTTCGGGTTTATCGGAACGAACCCTAGAGACCCTTTAATCATCCTTCATCCTATTTATCAGGACAAGCTTAGAGTAGTTGCTGGGCAAGAGTTAGAAATCAATAAAAAGGTGGTTAGTTGGAAGGAGCTTGAGGCACTCCCTTTTGTGCAGCGGGAAAGAGGATCAGACATTCGTGAGACCTACGAGCAATGGATTAAAGAGCGTGATATCAAATTGACGCCGAGGATAGAATTGAACAACACCGAGGCGATCAAATCCTTCGTACAATCTGGCATGGGATTCTCGATTCTTCCATGGTGCACTGTAGAGCATGAGGTCAGGACGGGATTGCTTCGCGTGATCTCAGTTCCTCACTTTGATTTCCTTCAGAATTATTACATCTGTCATTACA is a genomic window containing:
- a CDS encoding LysR family transcriptional regulator, with product MNIDLFKTFIVVTRLQSIYKAGEEIYLTQPAVSKQIKALEQHYGIKLFERGNKRLILTEDGKHLLDYAYRIMGLYNESIESIHEKEKQVKGTLKIAANLTLGIYILPKLIKPFYNIYPDLRIEMFMDNTEHILNAVKHGEANFGFIGTNPRDPLIILHPIYQDKLRVVAGQELEINKKVVSWKELEALPFVQRERGSDIRETYEQWIKERDIKLTPRIELNNTEAIKSFVQSGMGFSILPWCTVEHEVRTGLLRVISVPHFDFLQNYYICHY